The DNA segment ATGAATGGTAAAAGAGCATAAGAGGTTATTTCTGAGACAAAAGTCCACCTCTTCCTTACCCATAGTCTACATGTGGATGTATtggagggtttttgttgttgttgttgttgttgttgttgttgttgttttgttcttttccctatgtatgtagtatatgtacatgtgtgtttgtacttCTGGATGGGTACACATTGGAGaccagtctttattttttttaagatttatttattttatttatatgagtacactgtagctgtcttgagacataccagaagagggcatcagattctattacagatagatatgagccaccatgtggttgttgggaattgaactcaggacctctggaagagcagttggtactcttaaccgctgagccatctctccagctggagaccagtctttttttttttttttttttttttactttatccgCACTTATTTATGCTGAATTTATTCCCGTGTCATGagcttttgtttcttcagtttcttctgtgcaacctcctcttctggctttggaacaaTCTGTTCCTTCTTAGTGAGGATCATCTCGATGTGGCAGGGGGAGCTCATGTATGGGTTAATCCGGCCGTGAGCTCTGTAAGTTCGTCTGCGCATCTTAGGAGCCTTGTTCACCTGGATGTATTCAATGACCAGAGAATCTACATCCAAACCCTTAAGTTCAGCATTACTCTCTGCATTTTTAAGCATGTGCAGCAAAAATTCAGCACTCTTTTTTGGCCACCGCCCCTGTGTCCAGCCCCACTGTTTGGCCTGGGCACACCTACCGACTCCACCATTATACCTCCGGAATGGCACacactgcttctttttttttttttttttttttttaaaagctttatttattttatgagtatatgtagctgtcttcagacacaccagaagagggcatcagatctccattacagatggttgtgagccaccatgtggttgctgggaattaaactcaggacctctggaagagcagtcagtgctcttaaccgctgagccatctctccagcccccacacacTGCTTCTTTAAAGTGACATCCTTCAGATACTTGGCTTTGCAGATATGCATACCCTTGATGGCCTGGGCAGTTTCCCGGGTGTTCTTAAAGTGAACACGAAGGTTTGAGCCTCTTGATTTGCATGATTTCGTGGGGTTTTCTGGGTCAAGGGAGTAGTGAACCATCTTCACAGGTCACCTCTGGCCGCTTACAGGAAGATCTGGAGACCAGTCTTGATGCTGGGAATCTTCCATCGTTTCTACTTTACTGTCTTAGTCGGGGTTAtaattgctgtgaacagacactgtgaacaaggcaactcttataaaggataacatttaattggggctggtttataggcctagaggttcagtccattaccatcaatgtagaagcatggcagcatccaggcaggcatggccgcaggaggagctgagagttctacatcttgttcagaaGGCTGCTGAGAAGACTGTTTACCAGGCTGCCAGGAAgggggtctcaaagcccacccccaaaagtgacacacttcctccaacaaggccatacctccctgTGCTACAGTGCTACTCCCtgaaccaagcatattcaaaccatacttattcatttttaaatttgtttttatttttacacatatGAATGTTTGCCTGTACCTGATGGCCACAGGTCagtgagggcatcagatgccctggactAGAGCAGTGGTCTTCCTACTGCTGAaacattgtggtgaccccaaccataacattatttttgttgctacttcatagctgtaattttgttactgtaatTGTACTGTAGATCTTTTTGAAGATAAGTTTGTTAAAGGTTGCACAGCCTaccggttgagaaccactagaagtagagttacagacagttctgagctgccatatggatgctgggagccaaaccagggtcctctgaaagCCAGTTCTGTTAATCCTGGGCCTTCCCTTAGGCCCTACTTTTTTCATTGTCTGATCTTCTCACTTAAACCCAGAGCTTCTCAGTATAGTATCTTGCTAACTATCTTGCTCCAGAGATCACTTCCAAGGATGTAGTTACAGGTGAGCCACTATACCTACCTGGCGTTTATATGGGTTCAGCTTGTTTGGCAAATACTTTAACTGcttgagccaactctccagtccaTGTTGACTGTAGCCTTGACCATCCTCTTTGTTCGAGTCTCATCTGTACCTCGGCCTGATTTGTCTTCGTGATATAGTTTCATATCTGGGAATGGCAGTCTTCATGTTAGCCTTCTTCTCTCATAAGGACTCAAATCTGCTTACCTTTCCCCCCTTGCTTCTGTGTTGATTACTGGACCCAGGACTTTGTACTTGGTAAACAAGCACTATGCCTCAGAGTTATAGTGTGAGCCCCTAGCTCAGACCTCTGGCAGATGTTCACTTCTGGCACCTTAAACCTAGTATTTTTTCTgtctcgttgttgttgttgttgttgttgttgttgttgttgttgttgttgttttgcctttACTGGACattgtgtttcttttctatttattttaatttattgacAAGTTTTCATTGTGTAACCCtagctggcctccaattcagagatctgcttgcctctgcttctgcctcctgtgtgcttaattaaaggcatgtactacaaCACCCCTCTCCCAACTTTCAAAAACCCTTGGGTAGGGGGAGCAGCTAGAGAGCAAAGTGCAGCACTCTACTAGGAACCCGAATTCAATTCCTGATACCCATATCAGGTAGTTTACAAACACCCGtagctccaactccaggggatccagtgtctctggcctccatggacattTGCATATATCCCCACAACAGGCagacatacataattaaaaaataacttttttaaagataaaaaataaaaagcccttTTGTCTCTGCTTGTTTAAGGTTTCCCAAAGGGCCACTGCTAAGTGGATGTGGCAGGGGTATTGACCTTGTCTATTCTCTGGCTCT comes from the Rattus norvegicus strain BN/NHsdMcwi chromosome 10, GRCr8, whole genome shotgun sequence genome and includes:
- the Rpl17l5 gene encoding large ribosomal subunit protein uL22-like: MVHYSLDPENPTKSCKSRGSNLRVHFKNTRETAQAIKGMHICKAKYLKDVTLKKQCQCVPFRRYNGGVGRCAQAKQWGWTQGRWPKKSAEFLLHMLKNAESNAELKGLDVDSLVIEYIQVNKAPKMRRRTYRAHGRINPYMSSPCHIEMILTKKEQIVPKPEEEVAQKKLKKQKLMTRE